One Armatimonadota bacterium genomic window, CCCAACACCGACAAGCTCAACCCGTTCGCCGTGCCCCGGATCCGGGAGGCGCTGAACTGGCTCATTGACCGCCGGCACATCGCCAGCGAGATCATGGGCGGTCTGGGCTCGCCCCGGTATTTCCCCATCGCCACCGTCTTCCCCGACTACGCCCGCCTGGCCGACGTCGCCCGGCGGCTGGAGCTGGCCTACGCGCCCAACCCCGAGCGCGCCCGCGCCGTCATCACCGAGGAGATGCAGAAGCTGGGCGCCACACTGGTGGGCGGCAAGTGGCAGTTCCGGGGAGCGCCGGTGACCCTGACCTTTCTGATCCGCACCGAGGACGAGCGCCGCCGGAT contains:
- a CDS encoding ABC transporter substrate-binding protein, translated to MWFSGTSNPEQRARLERVRGLTSATSYGLYHELTLNPVGPVFPNTDKLNPFAVPRIREALNWLIDRRHIASEIMGGLGSPRYFPIATVFPDYARLADVARRLELAYAPNPERARAVITEEMQKLGATLVGGKWQFRGAPVTLTFLIRTEDERRRIGDYIAGLLEAIGFTVERRYGTSRDLAPLWIGGDPAEGRWHLYTGGWITTLISRDEADNFDFFYTKR